One region of Clostridiales bacterium genomic DNA includes:
- a CDS encoding terminase small subunit yields the protein MRGDERDVYDLPLAELERMLTEQQKRFVAELERDGRPKEAAIRAGYSAKTAESQASRMLKLPKIAAYRRARAIDLYKRQGITPEWVGNQLLEVYNRCMEAVPHLEWDRDEKAWVPDGTWNFDAKGALNALGKIGESMGMFRQAQKQEGETRKSVEEFLQSLPDDGREF from the coding sequence ATGCGTGGTGACGAGCGGGACGTCTATGACCTGCCGCTGGCGGAGCTGGAGCGGATGCTGACCGAGCAGCAAAAACGCTTTGTGGCGGAGCTGGAGCGGGACGGGCGGCCGAAGGAGGCGGCGATTCGCGCCGGGTACTCGGCCAAGACAGCAGAGAGCCAGGCGAGCCGGATGCTCAAGCTGCCGAAGATCGCTGCATACCGCCGGGCGCGGGCCATCGACCTGTACAAGCGGCAGGGGATCACGCCGGAGTGGGTGGGCAACCAGCTGCTGGAGGTGTACAACCGGTGCATGGAGGCGGTGCCGCACCTGGAGTGGGACCGCGACGAGAAAGCATGGGTGCCGGACGGGACGTGGAATTTTGACGCGAAGGGCGCACTGAATGCGCTGGGCAAGATCGGCGAGAGCATGGGCATGTTCCGGCAGGCGCAGAAGCAGGAAGGCGAGACGAGAAAGAGCGTGGAAGAATTCCTGCAGAGCCTTCCGGATGACGGGAGGGAGTTTTGA
- a CDS encoding tyrosine-protein phosphatase, translating into MKKLYEETAVQDIAAAIREKNGTATKYKVAEMGDAVRRCLNTGVETEVYTFDQCRAEVDRYLKNVTYDPSDYAVSQIPEYVTTVSANRPVGVDIVMKSAGTLTIVDGYTGNSVSQPVSAGAITIYNCTPGSISTFVLLVGGKVIQQGVIKPTGACRMIHLLNVGNVRDLGGWDCDGGRVKYGLLFRGGEMYGYLTDDGRQQAIDMLGILKEIDLRFASELNGRTESGFGPTVDMLWVDMTWNDLAYQKSSGNIKAIFDPLFDYVIANKPTYFHCSAGADRTGVVALLCEAILGVSQSDCDKDYELSSFNSGVSTDAEARRRNETPWTREINYLNAYPGATFRDKVVNFMVSCGITIEKINAFRAAMIDGTPETVTADIATYSITKTLTDVTVSNGAASVQQYQPFVASITPTNGKLIESIKVTMGGKDVTAAVLRGSTDVLRRAVRVALTKCTSSNPRAYVIDGQSYCTAITADTGCEVSNVKIMMGGEDVSTFYKDGVIAIPEVIGDIVITATAVAQAPAYTNLLDAAIDMDGNVIGHTPMYKNMRYNSSSGAPVAHSGTNITGLLPVKKGDVVRIRWKGNTDVSYQSIKFFKSDRTQVKVGYTSLANIEKGQAGPVINFNAANGVADFEFTSSNGAAYFSIVLYDTLENVIVTTNEEII; encoded by the coding sequence ATGAAAAAGCTCTACGAAGAAACCGCCGTACAGGACATTGCAGCAGCTATCCGCGAGAAAAACGGCACTGCAACGAAATACAAAGTCGCGGAGATGGGCGATGCTGTGAGGCGCTGCTTGAACACCGGAGTGGAAACCGAAGTGTACACATTTGACCAGTGCCGCGCAGAGGTAGACAGGTATCTGAAAAACGTCACTTACGACCCCTCGGACTACGCTGTCTCGCAGATACCCGAATATGTGACGACAGTGAGCGCAAACCGACCTGTTGGCGTAGACATTGTGATGAAGTCCGCCGGAACGCTGACAATCGTGGACGGGTACACAGGTAACAGTGTTTCGCAGCCGGTCAGCGCAGGAGCAATCACAATCTATAACTGCACACCGGGCTCGATATCAACTTTTGTGCTGCTTGTTGGCGGAAAAGTTATCCAGCAGGGCGTCATTAAACCGACCGGAGCGTGCCGCATGATTCATTTGCTGAACGTGGGCAACGTGCGCGATCTTGGAGGCTGGGATTGCGATGGTGGCAGGGTAAAGTACGGGCTGCTCTTCAGGGGCGGCGAGATGTATGGATATCTGACCGATGACGGCAGACAACAGGCGATTGATATGCTCGGAATCCTCAAGGAAATTGACCTGCGTTTTGCGTCTGAACTGAACGGCAGGACAGAAAGTGGCTTTGGACCGACCGTAGATATGCTGTGGGTTGATATGACATGGAACGACCTTGCGTATCAGAAGTCAAGCGGGAATATCAAGGCGATCTTCGACCCGCTCTTCGATTATGTCATCGCAAACAAGCCGACATACTTCCACTGCTCTGCGGGCGCAGATCGAACGGGCGTGGTCGCTCTGCTGTGCGAAGCGATACTTGGGGTATCACAATCCGACTGTGATAAGGATTACGAACTCTCGAGTTTTAATTCTGGCGTCAGCACAGATGCGGAAGCCCGTCGCAGGAACGAAACGCCGTGGACGCGCGAGATTAACTACTTGAATGCCTATCCTGGTGCGACATTCCGCGATAAGGTGGTTAATTTTATGGTGTCGTGCGGCATTACAATCGAAAAAATCAACGCTTTCCGAGCAGCTATGATCGACGGGACGCCGGAGACAGTGACGGCAGATATCGCAACGTACAGCATCACAAAAACACTCACTGATGTCACAGTCAGCAACGGAGCGGCATCTGTGCAGCAGTACCAGCCGTTCGTAGCAAGCATCACTCCCACGAACGGCAAATTGATTGAATCCATCAAAGTGACGATGGGCGGGAAGGACGTGACTGCTGCTGTATTGCGTGGCAGCACGGACGTGCTGAGGCGAGCTGTACGGGTCGCTTTGACAAAATGCACAAGTAGCAACCCACGCGCGTATGTCATCGACGGGCAGTCTTATTGTACTGCGATAACTGCCGACACGGGGTGCGAAGTCAGTAATGTAAAAATCATGATGGGAGGTGAGGACGTGTCCACATTTTACAAAGATGGGGTCATAGCTATTCCAGAGGTGATCGGCGATATTGTTATCACGGCAACCGCTGTAGCCCAAGCCCCAGCATATACAAACCTGCTTGATGCCGCGATTGACATGGATGGAAACGTCATCGGGCATACGCCTATGTATAAAAATATGCGATACAATAGCAGCAGCGGTGCACCTGTTGCACACTCAGGGACGAATATCACGGGCTTGCTCCCGGTCAAAAAGGGTGATGTCGTGCGTATTCGATGGAAAGGGAACACTGATGTGTCATATCAATCTATCAAGTTTTTCAAGTCTGACCGAACCCAAGTCAAAGTCGGATATACATCTTTGGCCAATATCGAAAAAGGCCAAGCAGGGCCTGTTATAAACTTTAATGCTGCCAATGGAGTTGCCGATTTTGAGTTTACCAGCTCAAATGGCGCAGCCTATTTTTCAATCGTGCTCTACGACACGCTGGAAAATGTAATTGTTACTACAAACGAAGAAATCATATAA
- a CDS encoding N-acetylmuramoyl-L-alanine amidase, whose protein sequence is MEFVSCDPSNYRAGRTQPVRYIVMHYTANNGDTARNNCDYYHRVGGLQASAHYFCDEHGAMQSVRECDTAWHCGARAYWHPECRNGNSIGIEMCSRKRADGSYYILPETVANAAALAREIMQRYGIDTEHVLRHYDVTGKRCPMPWVDDPAQWTAFLAMLTPEHPNEEEEEPMTRYNKIDDVPDWAQDTVRALVDAGALGGVGGGNLDLSMDMIRGLVVGTKYAAACNPRYETIKDMPDWAQEGVQRLVERGALKGDADGNLNVTMDMLRTMIVCQRMVDEK, encoded by the coding sequence ATGGAATTTGTTTCTTGCGATCCGTCAAATTACCGCGCCGGGCGCACGCAGCCGGTGCGGTACATTGTGATGCACTACACGGCAAACAACGGTGACACTGCGCGCAACAACTGCGATTACTACCACCGCGTGGGCGGCCTGCAGGCCAGCGCGCACTATTTTTGCGACGAGCACGGCGCGATGCAGTCCGTGCGCGAGTGCGACACGGCGTGGCACTGCGGCGCGCGGGCGTACTGGCACCCCGAGTGCCGCAACGGCAACAGCATCGGCATTGAGATGTGCAGCCGCAAGCGCGCCGACGGCAGCTACTACATCCTGCCGGAGACCGTGGCCAACGCCGCGGCGCTTGCGCGGGAGATCATGCAGCGCTATGGCATCGACACGGAGCACGTGCTGCGGCACTACGACGTGACGGGCAAGCGCTGCCCCATGCCGTGGGTGGATGACCCGGCGCAGTGGACGGCATTTCTGGCCATGCTGACGCCGGAACACCCGAACGAAGAGGAGGAAGAACCCATGACACGATACAACAAAATCGACGACGTGCCCGATTGGGCGCAGGACACGGTGCGCGCGCTGGTGGATGCGGGCGCACTCGGCGGCGTGGGCGGCGGTAATCTGGATCTGTCCATGGATATGATCCGTGGCCTTGTGGTCGGCACCAAGTACGCAGCGGCATGCAACCCCCGGTACGAGACGATCAAGGACATGCCCGACTGGGCGCAGGAGGGCGTGCAGCGTCTGGTGGAGCGCGGCGCGCTCAAAGGAGACGCCGACGGCAATCTGAACGTGACGATGGATATGCTGCGCACGATGATCGTGTGCCAGCGCATGGTCGATGAAAAGTAA
- a CDS encoding phage holin family protein has product MELKAAISAVLAGMTAFWGWTGWLVIVWLITMILDYATGSWAALSTGTWDSAVARAGLWHKLGSIVAMLVALLLDVALSAIINYGGLGFELPFTYKTAFLPLVAIWYIVTELGSITENAARLGAPVPKFLTDCLAKLKDKTDEHK; this is encoded by the coding sequence ATGGAACTGAAGGCAGCCATCTCGGCTGTGCTGGCCGGCATGACGGCGTTCTGGGGGTGGACAGGCTGGCTCGTGATCGTCTGGCTGATTACGATGATCCTGGACTATGCGACCGGCTCGTGGGCGGCGCTGTCGACCGGAACGTGGGATAGCGCCGTAGCGCGTGCCGGCCTGTGGCACAAGCTCGGCAGCATCGTGGCCATGCTGGTGGCACTGCTGCTGGATGTGGCGCTGTCGGCGATTATCAATTATGGCGGATTGGGATTTGAGCTGCCGTTTACATATAAGACGGCTTTCTTGCCTTTGGTGGCGATTTGGTACATCGTGACGGAACTGGGCAGTATCACAGAAAATGCGGCGAGGCTGGGCGCTCCGGTGCCGAAGTTCCTGACGGACTGCCTGGCAAAGCTGAAGGACAAAACGGACGAACATAAATAA
- a CDS encoding PLP-dependent aminotransferase family protein, translating into MNPRLSTKILRPDFQGEFTASILAAAASPDLISFAGGLPNPVSFPVEAMDKATHKVLEKNGVMALQYSGTQGYLPLREWVAKRYETMGVYGVTADDIIITNGSQQVLTMIGACMLDPGDKIIVENPTYLVALQSFHFFDPEVLPVTINPDGIDCDELAATVQANPDVKFAYVIPNFQNPTGLSYSKEVHDRVVEIFKGTDIVVLEDNPYRELRFSGTATDSFGKELGEQCCMLGTFSKIVAPGMRIGWVCVRNKALREKLLSYKATADLHTNIFSQLVLAQYLADNDIDAHIEKTKVLYKHKAELMMDCMRKYLPEGVEFTPTEGGMFLWAKLPNGMSAVDLYRVALARGVAICPGDPFYEKERNVSTFRINYSNSSDEVIEKGIRILGEACAELIAKKGN; encoded by the coding sequence ATGAATCCCAGACTTTCCACCAAAATCCTGCGTCCCGACTTTCAGGGCGAGTTTACGGCAAGCATTCTTGCGGCAGCGGCGTCGCCTGACCTGATCTCTTTCGCGGGCGGTCTGCCGAACCCGGTCTCGTTCCCGGTCGAGGCGATGGACAAGGCTACGCACAAAGTGCTGGAGAAAAACGGCGTCATGGCGCTGCAGTACAGCGGCACGCAGGGCTATCTGCCGCTGCGCGAGTGGGTCGCCAAGCGCTATGAGACGATGGGCGTCTACGGTGTGACGGCCGACGACATTATCATCACCAACGGCTCGCAGCAGGTGCTGACGATGATCGGCGCGTGCATGCTCGACCCTGGCGACAAGATCATCGTCGAGAACCCGACCTATCTCGTCGCGCTGCAGTCGTTCCACTTCTTCGATCCCGAGGTCCTGCCCGTGACCATCAACCCCGACGGCATCGACTGCGACGAGCTGGCGGCGACCGTGCAGGCCAACCCGGACGTGAAATTTGCCTACGTCATCCCGAACTTCCAGAACCCCACCGGCCTGAGCTACAGCAAGGAAGTGCATGACCGCGTTGTGGAGATCTTCAAGGGCACGGACATCGTCGTGCTGGAGGACAACCCGTACCGTGAGCTGCGCTTTTCCGGCACTGCGACCGACAGCTTCGGCAAGGAGCTGGGCGAGCAGTGCTGCATGCTCGGCACGTTTTCCAAGATCGTTGCCCCCGGTATGCGCATCGGCTGGGTGTGCGTGCGCAACAAGGCGCTGCGCGAAAAGCTCCTGAGCTACAAGGCGACTGCCGACCTGCACACCAACATCTTCTCGCAGCTCGTTCTGGCGCAGTACCTCGCTGACAACGACATTGACGCGCACATCGAGAAGACGAAGGTGCTCTACAAGCACAAAGCGGAGCTGATGATGGACTGCATGCGCAAGTATCTCCCGGAGGGCGTGGAGTTCACGCCGACGGAGGGCGGCATGTTCCTGTGGGCCAAGCTGCCGAACGGCATGTCCGCGGTCGACCTTTACCGCGTCGCGCTCGCCAGGGGCGTTGCCATCTGCCCGGGCGACCCGTTCTATGAAAAGGAACGCAACGTCAGCACGTTCCGCATCAATTACTCCAACAGCAGCGACGAGGTCATCGAAAAGGGCATCCGCATCCTCGGCGAAGCCTGCGCGGAGCTGATCGCGAAGAAAGGCAACTGA
- a CDS encoding suppressor of fused domain protein, with product MTREEYAKRMKKHPDWAPGRDAIEAAFARRYPKTEPVCFESELHDRAAFGGDEYLDGFAVYDTGKGYQHIVTYGMSELYPSMAAFGTEYSKWGYEMTMKVRESYAETGTWALDLLAQLARYTYQTGNFFEPGAYIPGDGSSLHPELNSAITGLAIVSDTTVAPIETVHGRVAFLQLVGLTQPELDALARDPDALDGILERMRADDPELVLDMRRTKSYV from the coding sequence ATGACGAGAGAAGAATACGCAAAGCGGATGAAAAAGCACCCCGACTGGGCCCCCGGCCGGGACGCGATCGAGGCGGCCTTTGCCAGGCGCTACCCCAAAACGGAGCCGGTGTGCTTCGAGAGCGAGCTGCACGACCGCGCGGCCTTCGGCGGCGACGAATATCTCGACGGCTTCGCCGTCTACGACACGGGCAAGGGCTATCAGCACATCGTCACCTACGGCATGAGCGAGCTGTACCCGAGCATGGCGGCCTTCGGCACCGAGTACAGCAAATGGGGCTATGAAATGACCATGAAGGTGCGCGAGAGCTATGCCGAGACCGGCACGTGGGCGCTCGACCTGCTGGCCCAGCTGGCGCGCTACACGTATCAGACCGGCAATTTCTTCGAGCCGGGCGCGTACATCCCCGGCGACGGCAGCTCCCTGCACCCGGAGCTGAACTCGGCCATCACGGGGCTGGCCATCGTCAGCGACACGACCGTCGCCCCGATCGAGACGGTGCACGGAAGAGTTGCGTTTTTGCAGCTCGTCGGTCTCACGCAGCCGGAGCTGGACGCGCTCGCGCGTGACCCGGATGCGCTGGACGGCATTCTCGAGCGGATGCGCGCGGACGATCCCGAGCTGGTGCTCGACATGCGCAGAACGAAGTCCTACGTATAA